From a single Veillonellales bacterium genomic region:
- the murF gene encoding UDP-N-acetylmuramoyl-tripeptide--D-alanyl-D-alanine ligase, translating to MAVFTIAEVVSATGGKLRGAAQERFTGVATDTRKIQPGNLFVALQGERFDGHDFISQAVERGAGGVLASRTDMKMPEGVPVIYVEDTLQGLQQLARFHRLRFSIPLIAVTGSNGKTTTKDMIAAVLSSRFHVLKTEANFNNEIGLSLTLLNLDSNHDAAVVEIGMRGQGQLRELAKIALPTMAVITNVSETHIELLGSIENIAAAKAELVEAIPETGVVFLNGDDSYVKAMSLSSKARVVEYGILGKRDVWADAIRNDGQGMTFHCHGQVTFTATVSAAGRHNVYNALAAIAVGVEMKLTVEEIKRGLQAFSAGAMRLSIEKLGEYVIINDAYNASPLSMSAAIDTLAEVAKGRSIAVLGDMLELGHIAIEAHRRIGRKLAEQGVKIVITVGELARNIAESAHEYGIVNAVACQTHSEAIKVLQQYIKPGDTLLIKGSRGMKMEQILKMFGE from the coding sequence ATGGCGGTTTTTACAATAGCTGAGGTCGTTTCAGCAACCGGCGGAAAGCTGAGGGGTGCAGCCCAGGAGAGGTTTACGGGGGTTGCTACTGATACCCGCAAGATTCAACCGGGAAATCTGTTTGTTGCTCTGCAAGGCGAACGCTTTGACGGTCATGATTTTATTAGTCAGGCGGTGGAGCGGGGAGCCGGCGGCGTTTTGGCTTCACGAACCGATATGAAGATGCCGGAGGGAGTTCCTGTGATTTATGTTGAAGACACGTTGCAGGGATTGCAGCAATTGGCCCGGTTTCATCGCCTGAGATTTTCTATTCCGCTGATTGCAGTTACGGGATCAAATGGTAAAACCACGACAAAAGATATGATTGCTGCCGTTTTGTCAAGCCGTTTTCATGTTTTAAAGACCGAGGCTAATTTTAACAATGAAATTGGCTTATCACTCACGTTGTTGAATCTTGATTCCAACCACGACGCTGCTGTTGTGGAGATTGGCATGCGGGGGCAGGGGCAGCTGCGTGAACTGGCAAAAATAGCTTTACCGACGATGGCAGTGATTACAAATGTCAGTGAAACCCATATTGAATTGTTAGGATCTATTGAAAATATCGCTGCTGCTAAAGCTGAACTGGTAGAGGCGATTCCTGAGACCGGAGTTGTATTTTTAAATGGGGATGATTCCTATGTTAAGGCTATGAGTCTAAGCAGCAAAGCTCGGGTAGTGGAGTATGGAATTCTGGGGAAGCGGGATGTCTGGGCTGATGCGATCCGCAATGACGGGCAGGGAATGACATTTCATTGTCACGGGCAGGTCACGTTTACGGCAACGGTTTCCGCTGCGGGCAGGCATAATGTATACAACGCTTTAGCGGCAATTGCAGTAGGAGTGGAAATGAAGTTAACCGTGGAGGAAATCAAACGGGGACTGCAAGCTTTTTCCGCTGGCGCTATGCGCTTGTCTATAGAAAAGCTGGGGGAGTATGTTATTATTAACGATGCCTATAATGCCAGTCCGCTATCTATGTCGGCGGCTATTGACACGTTAGCGGAGGTGGCTAAGGGCCGATCTATTGCTGTGCTGGGCGATATGCTGGAATTAGGCCACATCGCTATCGAAGCCCATCGGCGAATTGGCCGCAAACTGGCGGAACAGGGCGTCAAAATTGTGATTACGGTTGGCGAATTGGCTCGTAATATTGCGGAATCAGCCCATGAATATGGAATTGTCAATGCGGTAGCGTGTCAGACTCATAGTGAAGCCATAAAAGTTTTACAGCAATATATTAAGCCGGGCGATACATTGCTAATTAAAGGCTCACGGGGCATGAAAATGGAACAGATTCTGAAAATGTTTGGGGAATAG
- the mraY gene encoding phospho-N-acetylmuramoyl-pentapeptide-transferase, whose translation MQELLFAAGVAFFIALLIGPLIIPVLRRLKFGQSIRREGPKRHYAKAGTPTMGGIIILIALLLSSLLYAGKSPEVWLALFVTLGHGVLGFLDDFIKVALKRSLGLKARQKLFGQIILAVALAYIATTYMGRGTDLWIPVLGMNLDLGPFYYVLIFFVLVGTTNAVNLTDGLDGLAAGTTIVAAVAYAVIALAFAKPELAAFCVALAGATLGFLRFNAYPAKVFMGDTGSLALGGALASVAVMTKTELLLILVGGVFVIEALSVIIQVVSFKTTGKRVFLMSPIHHHFELSGWPEVKVVTVFWLAGVAFSVLALAILSVSRGGGI comes from the coding sequence ATGCAGGAGTTGTTGTTTGCCGCCGGGGTGGCATTTTTTATAGCATTGCTGATTGGTCCATTGATTATTCCGGTTTTGCGGCGATTAAAGTTCGGTCAGAGCATTCGCCGGGAAGGGCCGAAAAGGCATTATGCAAAAGCGGGAACACCCACTATGGGCGGCATTATTATTTTAATTGCTTTGTTACTTTCTTCGTTGTTGTATGCGGGAAAAAGCCCCGAAGTCTGGCTGGCGTTATTTGTTACTTTAGGCCACGGAGTACTCGGCTTTTTGGATGATTTTATTAAAGTGGCGCTGAAACGGTCCCTTGGTCTTAAAGCCCGCCAGAAACTTTTCGGGCAGATTATTTTGGCCGTGGCCTTGGCCTATATTGCCACTACTTATATGGGGCGGGGCACTGACTTATGGATACCCGTGCTGGGGATGAATCTGGATCTTGGCCCATTCTATTATGTACTGATTTTTTTCGTTCTGGTTGGAACCACCAATGCGGTAAACCTTACCGACGGACTGGATGGCCTTGCGGCTGGGACGACAATAGTTGCCGCCGTTGCCTATGCTGTCATTGCTCTTGCTTTTGCCAAACCGGAGCTGGCTGCTTTTTGCGTTGCATTGGCGGGAGCAACGTTAGGCTTTTTGCGTTTTAATGCCTATCCGGCTAAAGTTTTTATGGGGGATACCGGTTCCTTAGCTCTCGGCGGCGCCTTAGCCTCTGTAGCGGTCATGACGAAAACAGAATTACTGTTGATCCTCGTGGGCGGTGTTTTTGTCATTGAAGCTTTATCGGTTATCATCCAGGTTGTCTCTTTTAAAACTACAGGGAAAAGAGTATTTTTAATGAGTCCCATTCATCATCATTTTGAATTGTCCGGCTGGCCGGAGGTTAAAGTGGTGACGGTATTTTGGCTGGCAGGCGTTGCCTTTAGTGTGTTGGCACTGGCTATTTTATCTGTCAGCCGCGGAGGAGGAATATAA
- the murD gene encoding UDP-N-acetylmuramoyl-L-alanine--D-glutamate ligase, giving the protein MNFRGQNILVLGAGISGIAVAAILHKLGAKVTLNDDKAPDKIKGDVTPLRELGVALIFGRQDVNLLDGIDFIVVSPGVPIDIPLILAAKNKGITVMSEIEVAYHLCPAPIIAITGTNGKTTTTTLLGEMLRTTGRDVVVGGNIGAALSQEVASVDKNGIVVAEISSFQLEGVIDFHPHISAILNVTPDHLDRHYSMAAYIQMKERIFAKQTAADYLILNYDDGILRDMSQRTAAQVFFFSRKSEVENGAFVKDGVITITWQGKTLPVCAVEKMQIKGSHNIENAMAACGAAFLSGIPLPEIAAVLQTFAGVEHRIEPVRTVNGVEYYNDSKATNPESAMKALESFPGHIILIAGGTDKHTDLTAFMGLVKEKTDHLILLGEAGERFCAAAKRAGVQSIHQVATFTAAVDLAFQLAKPPQVVVLSPACSSYDMFANYEERGRAFKKMVRELG; this is encoded by the coding sequence ATGAATTTTCGCGGTCAAAATATTTTAGTTTTGGGGGCCGGCATCAGCGGTATCGCCGTGGCTGCCATATTACATAAGTTAGGTGCCAAGGTTACTTTAAACGATGATAAGGCACCTGACAAAATCAAAGGGGATGTTACGCCGCTCCGCGAGCTGGGTGTGGCGTTGATTTTTGGACGCCAGGATGTGAATTTACTGGATGGTATTGATTTTATCGTGGTTTCGCCGGGAGTTCCTATTGATATTCCGTTAATTTTGGCGGCAAAAAATAAAGGAATCACAGTAATGAGTGAAATTGAGGTTGCCTATCATTTATGTCCGGCTCCGATTATCGCTATTACCGGGACCAATGGCAAGACGACAACGACGACTCTGCTTGGTGAAATGCTCAGGACAACAGGCAGGGATGTGGTAGTGGGAGGAAATATCGGAGCCGCTCTATCTCAGGAAGTGGCTTCTGTAGATAAAAACGGAATCGTTGTTGCTGAAATTTCCAGTTTTCAGTTAGAAGGTGTCATTGATTTTCATCCCCATATTTCGGCCATTTTAAATGTGACGCCGGATCATTTGGATCGGCACTATTCTATGGCAGCTTATATTCAGATGAAGGAGCGGATTTTTGCCAAACAAACAGCCGCTGATTATTTAATATTGAATTATGATGATGGGATTCTTCGCGATATGTCCCAGCGAACGGCTGCCCAAGTTTTTTTCTTCAGCCGTAAGAGTGAAGTCGAAAATGGAGCTTTTGTAAAAGATGGTGTGATTACGATTACCTGGCAGGGTAAGACACTGCCGGTTTGTGCCGTAGAAAAGATGCAAATCAAGGGATCCCACAATATTGAAAATGCCATGGCTGCTTGTGGCGCGGCATTCCTTTCAGGTATACCTTTACCGGAGATTGCCGCCGTTTTGCAGACATTCGCCGGAGTCGAGCATCGCATTGAACCGGTTAGGACTGTTAACGGAGTCGAGTATTACAATGACTCCAAGGCGACCAATCCGGAGTCGGCGATGAAAGCGTTGGAATCTTTTCCCGGCCATATTATTCTGATTGCGGGAGGAACGGATAAACATACCGATTTAACTGCATTCATGGGATTGGTAAAAGAGAAAACCGACCATCTGATACTCCTGGGCGAAGCGGGGGAAAGATTTTGTGCGGCTGCGAAGAGAGCAGGCGTACAAAGCATCCATCAGGTTGCCACCTTTACCGCTGCGGTGGATTTGGCCTTTCAGCTGGCTAAACCTCCCCAGGTAGTCGTCTTGTCACCGGCCTGCTCCAGTTACGATATGTTTGCCAATTATGAAGAGCGGGGGCGGGCGTTTAAAAAAATGGTTCGAGAATTAGGCTAA
- the spoVE gene encoding stage V sporulation protein E, whose translation MTGRPKSPDFIIFFTVAILLGLGVVMVYSSSAVSAYVNFHDSYYFLKRQLIWVSLGLLTMLLTMNIDYHVWRKLTKPIMLVTLCLLVLVLIPGLGKVVNGARRWLGFGSLYLQPSEVAKLSMVLFCSTTLARRQDKMTSFFKGVVPQLLMLIVVFGLILKEPDLGTALAIGGTVFVLLFTAGAKISHLVSLGIAGVGGIIAAILVEPYRLKRLLAFSDPWSDPLDTGYHIIQSLYAIGSGGLFGVGLGRSREKFLYLPEPHTDFIFAILGEELGFIGTTAVILLFFLFAWRGFKVAISAPDIYGSLLAAGMTTMIIIQALMNIAVVTASMPVTGIPLPFISFGGSALIFTMAGVGILLNISRYVNLK comes from the coding sequence TTGACGGGAAGGCCTAAATCACCGGATTTTATTATTTTTTTTACGGTTGCCATTCTGCTGGGATTGGGAGTGGTAATGGTATATAGTTCGAGCGCGGTTTCAGCCTACGTCAACTTTCATGACAGCTATTACTTTTTGAAGCGCCAGCTGATATGGGTTTCTTTAGGACTATTGACAATGCTGCTGACAATGAATATTGATTATCATGTTTGGCGCAAGCTGACTAAGCCAATTATGTTGGTTACGCTGTGTCTGCTGGTGCTGGTTTTGATCCCCGGCCTAGGGAAGGTTGTCAATGGCGCCCGGCGCTGGCTGGGATTTGGTTCGCTGTATCTGCAGCCTTCGGAAGTGGCAAAATTGAGCATGGTTTTATTTTGTTCAACCACCCTGGCTCGTCGTCAGGATAAGATGACCAGCTTTTTTAAAGGAGTGGTTCCCCAGCTACTGATGTTGATAGTTGTATTTGGCCTTATTCTCAAGGAACCTGATTTAGGAACTGCTTTAGCCATCGGGGGAACGGTATTTGTTTTGCTGTTTACTGCCGGAGCAAAGATTTCTCACTTGGTTTCTCTTGGGATAGCCGGTGTGGGGGGAATTATCGCCGCCATCCTTGTTGAGCCTTACCGATTAAAGCGGCTGCTGGCATTTAGCGATCCCTGGTCAGATCCCCTTGATACAGGCTATCATATTATTCAATCCCTGTATGCCATTGGTTCCGGCGGCTTATTCGGCGTAGGTCTGGGCCGCAGCCGGGAAAAGTTTCTTTATCTGCCGGAGCCGCATACGGATTTTATCTTTGCTATTTTAGGGGAAGAACTAGGTTTTATCGGCACAACAGCCGTAATTTTATTATTCTTTTTATTTGCTTGGCGCGGCTTTAAGGTTGCGATTTCTGCTCCTGATATATATGGCAGCTTGCTGGCGGCAGGGATGACGACCATGATTATTATACAAGCACTAATGAATATTGCCGTAGTCACTGCTTCGATGCCTGTAACCGGTATTCCACTGCCTTTTATTAGTTTCGGCGGTTCTGCACTTATTTTTACTATGGCCGGTGTAGGAATTCTGCTCAATATATCACGCTATGTCAATCTAAAATAA
- the murG gene encoding undecaprenyldiphospho-muramoylpentapeptide beta-N-acetylglucosaminyltransferase, translating into MRIIMSGGGTGGHIYPAITIIRAIKTVVQPCEVLFVGTKYGLEADIVPKEGLDFATIDIRGFERHLSWQNVATVFKAVGSLWESQKILRRFKPDIVIGTGGYVCGPILLTASLLGIPTMIQEQNVVPGITNKILSHFVDKIAVGYGEAGRHFNRPDKVVFTGNPIRSEVMTAAREEGIAALSLDPQCRTILISGGSRGARSINNAMLEVHKYFFRQPDIQLLHITGKNEYNDIVGNLMKSGIDVTKPGNIIIKPYLYNMPDALAAADLAIFRAGAVGLAELTARGIPSILIPYPYAAENHQEFNARVMENQGAAVVIRDRELNGTRLRETMEELLQDTRKLQQMAAASKKIGRPLAAENIANLAVKLTER; encoded by the coding sequence ATGCGTATCATCATGTCCGGCGGAGGAACAGGCGGGCACATCTATCCTGCTATTACTATCATCAGAGCCATTAAAACAGTAGTACAGCCTTGTGAAGTATTATTTGTCGGCACAAAATACGGGCTGGAAGCAGATATTGTTCCTAAAGAGGGATTGGATTTTGCGACGATTGACATTCGCGGCTTCGAGCGGCATCTGTCATGGCAGAATGTCGCAACTGTTTTTAAAGCTGTCGGCAGTTTGTGGGAATCACAAAAAATTTTGCGTAGATTTAAGCCGGATATTGTCATTGGCACAGGCGGCTATGTGTGCGGCCCGATTTTGCTCACTGCCAGTCTGCTTGGTATCCCGACGATGATTCAGGAGCAGAATGTTGTGCCTGGTATTACGAATAAAATTCTTTCTCATTTTGTGGATAAAATCGCTGTGGGCTATGGGGAGGCAGGCCGGCATTTTAACAGGCCCGATAAAGTAGTGTTTACTGGAAACCCGATTCGCAGCGAAGTGATGACAGCAGCCCGGGAAGAAGGAATTGCAGCGCTTAGCCTTGACCCGCAATGTCGTACCATCCTGATTTCGGGAGGAAGCCGGGGGGCGCGCAGTATCAATAACGCTATGCTGGAAGTGCATAAGTATTTTTTTAGGCAGCCAGACATTCAGCTCTTGCATATTACCGGTAAGAACGAGTATAATGACATCGTTGGAAATTTAATGAAATCTGGTATAGATGTTACCAAGCCAGGCAATATTATCATAAAACCATATTTATACAATATGCCTGACGCCCTGGCAGCTGCGGATCTGGCGATATTCAGAGCCGGGGCGGTCGGATTGGCAGAACTGACGGCAAGAGGGATTCCATCTATTCTGATTCCTTATCCTTACGCTGCAGAGAATCATCAGGAATTTAATGCGAGAGTTATGGAAAATCAGGGAGCGGCTGTTGTTATCCGTGACAGGGAGTTGAATGGGACAAGACTTAGGGAGACAATGGAGGAACTGTTGCAGGATACTCGTAAACTTCAGCAGATGGCAGCGGCCAGTAAAAAAATTGGTCGGCCTCTAGCGGCGGAGAATATAGCGAATTTGGCTGTTAAACTGACAGAGAGATAG
- the murC gene encoding UDP-N-acetylmuramate--L-alanine ligase produces MLQDIKKIHFVGIGGAGMSAVARVLIEKGFVVSGSDLQKSPTACQLEKMGAAIFVGHHQDHIAGVDAVVVSTAIPADNQEVVAARKAGIRVFHRADIVAALMLESQGIAVAGAHGKTTTTSMIAVMLEQAKLDPTVIIGGEVEYLRGNAKSGAGKYLVAEADESDGSFLKFSPQIAVVTNIENDHMDFYKTMDNILHTFKEFLHKLPQATGLGILCFDNDHVREIAKSLERKYISYAIDHAADYVARNIRTQGALTGYDVYRGDQLLGTIRLNVPGRHNVANSLAAVVVGLSIGLSFQQIASGLALFQGAKRRFQTKAHLNGVWIVDDYAHHPTEIIATLQAARQTEPKRLICVFQPHRYSRTKLLRQEFGKAFSPADLLILTDVYSAGEAPIPGVSGETIKEEVENQTNKKVIYISDKEKIARYLSEIVEPGDLVMTMGAGNIYQTGEKLVEILVQQQ; encoded by the coding sequence TTGCTGCAGGATATAAAAAAAATTCATTTTGTTGGTATTGGCGGCGCCGGTATGAGTGCAGTTGCCAGGGTACTTATAGAAAAAGGATTTGTCGTTTCAGGATCAGATCTTCAGAAATCCCCGACGGCATGCCAGTTGGAAAAAATGGGTGCAGCGATATTTGTCGGGCATCATCAGGACCATATAGCAGGCGTAGACGCTGTGGTGGTATCTACGGCAATTCCAGCCGATAACCAAGAAGTTGTGGCAGCCAGGAAAGCAGGGATCCGGGTTTTTCACCGAGCCGATATTGTTGCTGCCTTAATGCTGGAAAGCCAGGGAATTGCAGTGGCAGGCGCCCACGGAAAAACAACAACGACATCAATGATTGCTGTTATGCTGGAACAGGCAAAACTGGATCCCACCGTTATTATTGGTGGTGAAGTCGAATACTTGAGGGGGAACGCAAAGTCAGGTGCCGGAAAATATCTTGTTGCGGAAGCAGACGAGAGTGACGGCTCTTTTCTTAAGTTTTCTCCCCAAATTGCTGTAGTTACAAATATCGAGAATGATCACATGGATTTTTATAAAACCATGGACAATATTTTACATACCTTTAAAGAGTTTCTGCATAAATTACCACAAGCAACCGGACTTGGAATCCTGTGTTTTGATAATGACCATGTGCGTGAAATAGCCAAAAGCTTGGAGAGAAAATATATTTCTTACGCCATTGATCATGCTGCCGACTATGTGGCACGGAATATCCGGACTCAGGGGGCACTCACCGGTTATGATGTTTATCGGGGAGATCAACTCTTAGGCACAATTCGCTTGAATGTTCCTGGTAGGCATAATGTTGCCAATTCATTAGCTGCTGTTGTGGTTGGGCTAAGTATTGGCTTGTCGTTTCAGCAGATTGCCAGTGGTTTGGCGTTATTCCAAGGGGCGAAGCGCCGTTTTCAAACAAAAGCCCATTTAAATGGGGTTTGGATTGTCGATGATTATGCACATCATCCCACCGAAATTATCGCTACATTACAAGCAGCACGGCAAACGGAGCCGAAGCGACTCATCTGCGTTTTTCAGCCACACCGCTATTCGCGTACCAAGCTGTTACGGCAAGAATTCGGGAAAGCATTTTCTCCGGCAGATCTTCTAATTTTGACGGATGTGTATTCGGCTGGCGAAGCACCGATTCCCGGCGTTAGCGGCGAGACTATTAAAGAGGAGGTTGAGAATCAGACGAATAAAAAAGTGATTTATATTTCAGATAAAGAAAAAATCGCCAGATACTTAAGTGAGATTGTGGAACCAGGAGATTTGGTTATGACTATGGGTGCCGGGAATATCTATCAGACGGGCGAGAAACTCGTAGAGATATTGGTGCAGCAACAGTAG
- the murA gene encoding UDP-N-acetylglucosamine 1-carboxyvinyltransferase, which produces MEKFIVNGEVQLFGSIRVSGAKNATLPIMAATLLCSGVSVIHDVPFLRDIQVMQDILTLLGAKITRENRTMVIDTSQVSKIEIPEHLMREMRASVFFMGPLLGRFRKVRLSYPGGCAIGPRPIDLHIKALEKIGARIQESFGFIDAEAVQLTGGEIYLDFPSVGATENAMMAAALANGLTVIRNAAREPEIFDLQSFLNKMGARITGAGTDTIQIAGVKKLTPAEHCIMPDRIQAGTFLIAGAMTGGDVTIENIRPEYLFSVTDKLEEIGAQVTTGPEFIRVRAGEMRGVDIKTLPHPGFPTDLQAPILSLLTVAKGTSIITETIFENRFKHVDELTRMGAKIKVEGRTAIIRGVPKLTGAIVAAPDLRAGGALVLAALAAEGASEIEYVYHIDRGYERLEERLQSLGADIVRKNDE; this is translated from the coding sequence ATGGAGAAATTTATCGTCAACGGAGAAGTACAACTTTTCGGCAGTATCCGGGTTAGCGGAGCGAAGAACGCCACATTGCCAATTATGGCGGCAACTTTACTTTGCTCCGGTGTAAGTGTTATTCATGACGTTCCCTTTTTACGGGATATTCAAGTCATGCAGGATATTTTGACATTGCTGGGAGCTAAAATTACCAGAGAAAATAGAACAATGGTAATTGATACTTCGCAAGTGAGCAAAATAGAAATTCCAGAACATTTAATGCGGGAAATGAGAGCTTCTGTTTTCTTTATGGGGCCTTTGTTAGGGAGATTTAGAAAGGTTCGATTGTCTTATCCTGGGGGCTGTGCTATTGGACCAAGACCGATTGATTTACATATTAAAGCTTTAGAAAAAATCGGCGCCCGGATTCAGGAAAGCTTTGGTTTCATCGATGCGGAAGCAGTCCAACTGACCGGAGGAGAAATATACCTTGATTTTCCCAGTGTTGGGGCTACTGAAAATGCAATGATGGCGGCTGCTTTAGCTAATGGACTCACGGTAATTCGAAATGCGGCGAGAGAACCGGAAATTTTTGATTTGCAGTCTTTTCTCAACAAGATGGGCGCCCGGATAACTGGTGCTGGTACAGATACAATCCAGATTGCAGGCGTGAAAAAGCTTACCCCGGCTGAGCACTGTATTATGCCCGACCGGATTCAGGCCGGTACATTTCTTATCGCCGGTGCAATGACCGGAGGTGATGTGACCATTGAGAACATACGGCCCGAATATCTTTTTTCAGTAACCGATAAATTAGAAGAGATAGGCGCTCAGGTGACGACTGGGCCCGAGTTTATCCGTGTTCGGGCCGGGGAAATGCGGGGCGTTGATATTAAAACATTACCTCATCCAGGATTTCCCACCGACTTGCAGGCACCCATTCTATCTTTATTGACAGTAGCCAAGGGAACAAGTATTATAACAGAAACTATATTTGAAAATCGTTTTAAACATGTGGATGAACTTACCCGCATGGGTGCTAAAATTAAAGTCGAAGGTCGGACTGCGATTATTCGCGGTGTGCCAAAATTGACAGGAGCGATCGTGGCCGCCCCTGATCTTAGAGCCGGTGGAGCTCTTGTGTTAGCTGCGCTTGCCGCCGAAGGCGCTTCTGAAATCGAATATGTGTATCATATTGACCGAGGGTATGAAAGGCTGGAAGAGCGATTACAAAGTTTAGGGGCGGATATTGTCCGAAAAAACGATGAATAG
- a CDS encoding D-alanine--D-alanine ligase, with amino-acid sequence MKNKKIAVVMGGPSDEREVSLNTGRAIFAALQEKGYQVVAIDIEPERFVDQIKQSGAEVVFNAIHGKYGEDGIMQGALELLGIPYTGSGVLASAASMDKGISKRLFLAEGVPTPRSVLYSKADRERDLPAEIVKKFSLPLVVKSAAQGSSIGVTIVETAAALPEAIQQAFQHSENILVEEFISGKEVTVAVWGNEQPEALPIIEIAPHSGRYDYHSKYTKGATDYIVPARVDETTAAEIRKAAIGAYSVFGCRGIARADIMLDQAGHPYVLEVNTIPGMTATSLVPKSAAAAGISFADLCERLLLMAGK; translated from the coding sequence ATGAAAAATAAGAAAATTGCAGTGGTGATGGGCGGACCGTCAGATGAACGGGAAGTTTCCCTGAATACCGGCAGGGCAATTTTTGCTGCTTTGCAAGAAAAAGGATATCAGGTAGTAGCGATAGACATAGAACCGGAACGGTTTGTTGATCAAATTAAACAATCCGGCGCCGAAGTTGTTTTTAATGCAATTCATGGTAAATACGGTGAAGACGGCATCATGCAAGGTGCTTTGGAGCTTTTGGGTATTCCTTACACCGGATCAGGCGTATTAGCCAGTGCTGCTTCAATGGATAAGGGCATTTCCAAACGATTATTTTTAGCGGAAGGGGTTCCTACGCCCCGCTCGGTATTGTATAGCAAAGCAGATCGAGAACGGGATTTGCCGGCAGAAATTGTCAAGAAATTTTCCCTCCCGCTCGTTGTTAAATCGGCGGCTCAGGGATCCAGCATTGGAGTCACCATTGTTGAAACTGCCGCAGCTTTGCCCGAAGCAATTCAACAGGCATTTCAGCATAGCGAGAATATTTTAGTTGAAGAATTTATCAGCGGGAAAGAGGTTACGGTTGCAGTTTGGGGGAATGAGCAACCGGAGGCACTGCCGATTATTGAAATTGCACCTCATTCGGGCCGGTATGATTATCACTCCAAATATACGAAGGGCGCGACGGACTATATTGTTCCGGCAAGAGTTGATGAAACGACGGCAGCGGAAATCCGCAAAGCCGCAATTGGCGCTTATTCTGTTTTCGGCTGCCGGGGAATCGCCAGAGCCGATATCATGCTGGATCAAGCAGGCCATCCCTACGTGTTGGAGGTCAATACCATTCCTGGAATGACGGCTACCAGTTTAGTGCCAAAATCTGCGGCGGCAGCAGGCATCTCCTTTGCTGATTTATGTGAACGTTTGCTGCTGATGGCGGGGAAATAG
- a CDS encoding FtsQ-type POTRA domain-containing protein, protein MQSLEDSTREPEGPKPRSANTLFILLAVLILLIVGFLFVNSNFFTIGSVVIEGNKYVTTEDIYSIAGISAPINIFRLNTTNIKERLMHDLRVAEVNVKRNFPSTIVIEIKERQPLAYIASGYGFVEVDKQGIILAAFKNLKQVNVPMITGVRLENQYVGDSVENGTIQAVLNYLARLDERSLNQISEVNIYAPDQIVAYTTHSAQIRLGNSQHVDQKAKLTNEILQEMVVKKMQVEYIDLNYASPIIKFKQ, encoded by the coding sequence ATGCAGTCATTGGAAGACAGTACCAGGGAACCGGAAGGGCCAAAGCCCAGATCGGCCAATACACTTTTTATTTTGCTGGCAGTGCTAATTTTATTGATTGTTGGGTTTTTGTTTGTTAATTCTAACTTTTTTACGATTGGATCGGTCGTGATAGAGGGTAATAAATATGTAACAACAGAAGATATATACAGTATAGCCGGCATTTCCGCTCCGATCAATATTTTTCGGTTAAATACAACCAATATTAAAGAACGGCTTATGCATGATCTGCGAGTAGCCGAAGTCAATGTAAAGCGAAATTTTCCCAGTACGATTGTGATTGAAATAAAGGAACGACAGCCTCTGGCCTATATCGCCAGTGGCTATGGTTTTGTGGAAGTGGACAAGCAGGGTATTATTTTAGCCGCCTTTAAAAATCTCAAACAGGTGAACGTGCCGATGATTACAGGGGTACGGCTGGAAAATCAATATGTTGGTGATTCTGTTGAGAATGGAACTATACAGGCGGTCTTGAATTATTTAGCACGGCTGGATGAACGTTCATTGAATCAGATTTCCGAAGTTAATATTTACGCTCCTGATCAAATTGTTGCTTATACGACTCATTCGGCGCAAATTCGGCTGGGAAATAGTCAGCATGTAGACCAAAAAGCCAAATTAACCAATGAGATTTTGCAAGAGATGGTTGTCAAAAAGATGCAGGTTGAATATATTGATTTAAATTATGCTTCGCCGATTATTAAATTTAAACAATAG